In a genomic window of Gossypium arboreum isolate Shixiya-1 chromosome 7, ASM2569848v2, whole genome shotgun sequence:
- the LOC128295610 gene encoding uncharacterized protein LOC128295610: MQFIHCYHSNAPSKGLALFFFLFIILLCVFRSWKSLPTSQVFEIWLSSNFHGEVLVMLFHSFLELSLSTNSVLREKEKKKPFASTPWKLKKAVGKHDGNSGLGFSNKRRKKNALFLFICKQTMVNKIRMLTTSGNDEFN; encoded by the exons ATGCAGTTTATACATTGCTACCATAGCAATGCTCCATCAAAAGGTCTTGCCTTATTCTTCTTCCTTTTCATCATACTACTCTGTGTTTTTAGGTCATGGAAAAGCCTTCCCACATCACAAGTATTTGAGATCTGGCTATCAAGCAATTTCCACGGAGAAGTCCTGGTCATGCTTTTCCACAGCTTTCTTGAACTTTCTTTGAGTACTAACTCCGTCCTaagggagaaagaaaaaaaaaaaccatttgctAGCACACCATGGAAGCTCAAGAAAGCTGTGGGAAAACATGATGGCAATTCAGGACTAGGTTTCTCCAacaaaagaaggaagaaaaacgCTCTGTTCCTCTTTATCTGCAAACAGACCATG GTAAACAAGATCCGGATGCTTACTACAAGTGGGAACGATGAGTTCAATTGA